A stretch of Henckelia pumila isolate YLH828 chromosome 4, ASM3356847v2, whole genome shotgun sequence DNA encodes these proteins:
- the LOC140865738 gene encoding small ribosomal subunit protein mL103 (rPPR7) — protein sequence MSRSFTLRHVRRLTTAVDSAARPITVSSIKNRLKKTYDPDEALKIYSSFTAAANISDLNPVATLHAQEYTVRRLSKSHRLSDIKTFLESHKSLPQITQEPFLSSLIRSYGIAGMFENALKTYQQMTDLGSPRSALSFNALLKACINSKLFDRVPGYFDEFPSKFGFLPDKFSYGILIKSYCEMGSPELAMSKLNEMEEKGIEIGAATCSPILQVLYKQGKGDEAGKFWDDMVKKRGCLPDVASYNVRLNHIQNGEPDAVKGFIEEMSEAGIKPDTVSYNYLITCYLRNGMMDEAKKVYDDLKEKGCNPNMATFRTLIFNLCKHERYVMGYQVFKKSAKAYKIPDFNTLKYLAEGLAKNGHTEEVKDMIRIIKKRYHPDMLKAWGMLTENLGLVIGDTEKTGVDELEKASST from the coding sequence ATGTCCCGGTCTTTTACCCTACGCCACGTCCGCCGCCTCACCACTGCCGTCGATTCCGCCGCCAGACCGATCACTGTTTCCTCTATCAAAAACAGACTCAAGAAGACATACGACCCTGATGAAGCCCTCAAAATCTACTCCTCTTTCACTGCCGCCGCCAATATCTCCGACCTTAACCCGGTCGCCACCCTCCACGCCCAAGAATACACCGTACGCCGCCTTTCCAAATCCCACCGCTTATCAGACATCAAAACCTTTCTCGAATCCCACAAATCCCTCCCTCAAATCACCCAAGAGCCGTTCCTCTCCTCCCTCATCCGCTCCTACGGCATTGCGGGAATGTTTGAGAATGCCCTCAAAACCTACCAGCAAATGACCGATTTAGGAAGCCCACGATCTGCATTATCATTCAACGCACTCCTCAAAGCCTGCATCAATTCCAAGCTCTTCGATCGCGTGCCTGGATATTTCGACGAGTTCCCTTCAAAGTTCGGATTTTTACCTGATAAATTTTCATATGGGATACTGATTAAGTCCTACTGCGAAATGGGTTCCCCTGAGTTGGCAATGAGTAAGCTAAATGAGATGGAGGAGAAGGGGATTGAGATTGGTGCCGCAACATGTTCTCCAATCTTGCAAGTACTGTACAAGCAAGGAAAAGGCGACGAGGCCGGAAAATTTTGGGATGATATGGTGAAGAAAAGGGGATGCTTGCCTGATGTTGCCTCTTACAATGTGAGGCTGAATCATATTCAAAATGGGGAACCCGATGCTGTTAAGGGTTTTATTGAGGAAATGAGTGAAGCTGGGATAAAACCTGATACAGTTAGTTATAactatttgattacttgctaTCTTAGAAATGGGATGATGGATGAAGCCAAGAAGGTGTATGATGACCTCAAGGAGAAAGGGTGTAATCCAAATATGGCCACTTTTAGGACTTTGATATTTAATTTGTGCAAGCACGAGCGATATGTGATGGGATATCAGGTGTTTAAGAAGAGTGCGAAGGCATACAAGATACCTGATTTTAATACCCTGAAGTATTTGGCTGAAGGGTTGGCTAAGAACGGGCACACGGAGGAAGTAAAAGATATGATCCGGATAATAAAGAAGCGGTACCACCCTGATATGTTGAAGGCATGGGGAATGCTCACCGAAAATCTTGGGCTGGTCATTGGTGACACTGAGAAAACCGGTGTTGATGAGCTAGAAAAGGCCAGCAGTACGTGA